Proteins encoded together in one Theileria parva strain Muguga chromosome 3 map unlocalized ctg_530, whole genome shotgun sequence window:
- a CDS encoding Transcription factor TFIID family protein, whose protein sequence is MKFPECYRECDSTTLNLKKECNFQGDFDLVSSEITVLWASALLTNGNLTHNDLLHIARSMSRSEYSKKSVIIAFINPQCFCRIYSNGKIIIMGAITEKQAYKRLAKTVRKIKYRTKWKVKVPNLPFSPRYFSQPESDNSVVTSKHRFAPTYKDASDDESQVNKNNNEERSESGEMYYSDFKKRFNFDGNGLLWRYVNNENILKVSDSLKTFKIDQLLCKIVLDKELDIDYIFSKLDAKLVNVNLFPNYLRFQFALENTSPNTEFESDFKENRTDMNFFKSSYYDLDISLELERVLETEIKSVNRSSSCLVFKSGKVIICGCVNRSEIIETFNQLIRFLFQF, encoded by the exons ATGAAGTTCCCAGAATGCTATAGAGAATGTGATTCCACAACCCTGAATTTAAAGAAAGAATGTAATTTCCAAG GAGACTTTGATCTCGTATCCTCAGAAATCACCGTACTTTGGGCCTCCGCACTCCTGACAAACGGGAATCTTACACATAACGACCTCTTACACATCGCAAGAAGCATGAGTAGAAGTGAATACTCAAAAAAATCAGTAATAATCGCATTCATTAACCCGCAGTGTTTCTGCAGAATCTACTCCAACGGCAAAATCATAATTATGGGCGCCATAACTGAGAAACAAGCCTACAAGAGACTAGCGAAAACAGTTCGCAAGATAAAGTATAGAACAAAATGGAAAGTTAAAGTGCCAAATCTGCCGTTTTCTCCCCGGTATTTTAGCCAACCTGAGTCTGATAATTCTGTTGTCACGAGTAAACACAGGTTTGCTCCAACCTATAAAGATGCATCAGACGATGAATCGCaagtaaataaaaacaataatgAAGAAAGAAGTGAAAGTGGAGAAATGTATTATAgcgattttaaaaaaaggTTTAATTTTGACGGAAATGGGCTGTTGTGGAGGTATGTCAACAACGAGAATATCTTGAAGGTATCAGACTCCCTTAAAACCTTTAAAATCGACCAACtgttgtgtaaaatagtctTAGATAAGGAATTAGACATTGATTATATCTTCAGTAAGCTTGATGCCAAGCTTGTTAACGTTAATTTGTTTCCAAATTACCTGAGGTTTCAATTCGCGTTGGAAAACACTAGCCCTAACACTGAATTTGAGAGTGATTTCAAAGAAAACCGCACTGACATGAACTTTTTTAAGAGTAGTTACTACGACTTGGATATAAGTTTAGAGCTAGAACGTGTTTTGGAAACTGAAATTAAGTCAGTTAACAGGTCCAGCTCATGTCTTGTTTTCAAAAGCGGTAAAGTTATTATTTGCGGCTGTGTCAATAGATCTGAAATAATAGAAACTTTTAATCAATTGATTagatttttatttcaattttaa
- the Gorasp1 gene encoding GRASP55/65 PDZ-like domain protein — protein MGASSSKCPPNGGLRVHRVYPNGPGDVAGVEPFFDYILDVDGYTYTDDSDETLNLFTKYVNDHENQQIALSIYNARKKNIRDVYIVPQKWDGIGLLGLTLKFGLFNCLDEGAHIVHVYDKSPAQKAGLMPITDYLLGTNLQLFYGLDCVRIHVANKVDKEVVLIVYNSVTETVRRALIVPRENWGGRGTLGCDLAKGYIHRIPYVKSLFTYPTIETFPSINSQATSTSKDVVDTIDLSVGNVNNYYANTENSTIRDDLSSSERHNLSVSSDSGRPEQKKVELEVEKLREHKDDNTLENVSLNKQFSEINLSPDDSSSSLLDVSSSNDSNDTTNDNLESSFEPPEKTEEDDVLVEEPLV, from the exons ATGGGAGCTTCTTCTTCCAAATGTCCACCGAATGGag GCCTTCGAGTGCATAGAGTCTATCCCAACGGTCCTGGAG ATGTTGCCGGTGTTGAACCCTTTTTCGACTACATATTAGATGTCGATGGTTACACATACACAGACGACTCGGATGAGACTTTGAACCTTTTCACTAAATATGTGAACGACCATGAGAACCAACAGATAGCCTTGTCAATATATAACGCTCGCAAGAAGAACATTCGGGACGTATACATCGTTCCTCAGAAGTGGGATGGGATCGGGTTGCTTGGACTAACACTGAAGTTCGGGTTGTTTAACTGTCTGGATGAGGGCGCACACATTGTTCACGTTTATGATAAGTCACCAGCACAAAAAGCGGGACTCATGCCAATAACTGACTATCTCTTGGGGACAAATTTACAGTTATTTTATGGTCTAGATTGTGTTCGGATCCATGTGGCCAACAAGGTGGACAAGGAGGTTGTTTTGATTGTGTATAACAGTGTTACTGAGACTGTTAGGAGAGCCTTAATTGTGCCTCGAGAAAATTGGGGTGGAAGAGGCACACTAGGATGTGATCTTGCAAAGGGTTATATCCACCGCATACCATATGTTAAATCGCTATTCACTTACCCTACCATCGAAACTTTCCCCTCAATCAACTCTCAGGCTACCAGTACCTCTAAGGATGTTGTTGATACCATTGATCTCTCAGTTGGAAATGTTAACAACTACTATGCAAACACTGAAAACAGCACCATTCGAGATGATTTGTCTTCCTCAGAAAGACATAACCTGTCAGTGAGTTCAGATTCTGGTAGACCAGAACAAAAAAAAGTCGAGCTTGAGGTTGAGAAACTCCGTGAACACAAAGACGATAATACCCTTGAAAATGTTTCCctaaataaacaattttcTGAAATTAACCTCAGTCCGGATGATTCTTCCAGCAGTTTACTAGATGTTAGCTCAAGTAATGACTCCAATGATACGActaatgataatttggaGTCCAGCTTTGAACCCCCTGAGAAGACTGAAGAGGACGATGTGTTGGTTGAAGAACCActtgtataa
- a CDS encoding DEAD/DEAH box helicase family protein: MQLLGLFNNSFKKRHIIKNVLKNCKLLDGNSFKPSSLVLKRANNLIKYGRSKTVKSNSHKNTLQNVNNTNITVGSDNSASNSRGFLSRYLESLKCNVTVWGSSVVELQVKLNDLSYLRSKKSFLRRFRSVKLPVNGSFVLPNAVQLASIRPQLTGSDLLINSPKGSGKTFLYLLPHLVHSYVFKNNEVVNGVELRNQRMVVLLPTIDLVVDESRSANGCFIRFNKRVSTLLYKDLVLNNLSHALDSEIVYSTPKSFLKLLVRFPSLASNFRFIVVDEAERMVIGEFAYLLVRIRDMLQSDAQFVFLSNFSNNYLLHQFTSRFLKLNFKIISFQNENDSKGDDNNKLSVITRHLYGPIRNIDQYEELYNSINSSNATHLNPINLKENTHVEENDNCAITLPVNNESGPETVSESGGIVSDLEKRVRRNLDLILTRNSDTDYKIDFVLYDPKMFLNSLLSELDINKKTLVYFPTVRMCQFCYVYIKHYLKLFKNISNVNGSPSEIDSQFEFFDFHSGLSLDKRRYVMDIFKLADKGILFCTNLSIGLNFNPNKIIQVSFSFNQFEVLNKFAFTNNLVNGGKDDIERVLLLNNLDGHILHEYYKNGINVTLKGCFPSSNTDSTINTEFEKDIYLINSCELMYRSLLGYYSENSKRLKIEPWTIPSFFNEFIKSFGISETFKVSPQFAARTQLLNSPGLEVSRAYNKKSSLIAALKAYPGFISKSQQCQPIF, translated from the coding sequence ATGCAATTATTAGGATTGTTCAACAACTCGTTCAAAAAGAGAcacattataaaaaatgttctTAAAAACTGTAAATTGTTGGATGGGAATTCATTTAAACCTAGTTCATTGGTTTTAAAAAGGgcaaataatttaattaaatatggAAGAAGTAAAACGGTAAAGTCAAACTCacataaaaataccttaCAAAATGTcaataatactaatattacAGTTGGTTCTGATAATAGTGCAAGCAATAGTAGAGGTTTTTTGTCAAGATATTTGGAAAGTTTGAAGTGCAATGTGACTGTTTGGGGGTCATCAGTAGTTGAATTACAGGTTAAATTAAACGATTTAAGTTATTTGAGAAGTAAAAAATCGTTTTTAAGAAGGTTTAGAAGTGTAAAACTTCCCGTAAATGGATCATTTGTTCTTCCAAATGCAGTTCAACTGGCCTCAATTAGGCCGCAATTGACCGGCTCTGACTTGCTTATTAACTCACCAAAAGGTTCAGGcaaaacatttttatatcttCTTCCACACCTGGTACATAGTTATGTAttcaaaaataatgaaGTTGTGAATGGAGTAGAACTCAGAAACCAAAGGATGGTTGTACTGCTGCCCACCATTGACCTGGTCGTCGATGAAAGTAGATCTGCCAACGGTTGTTTTAttagatttaataaaaGAGTTTCAACATTACTGTATAAAGATTTAGTCCTGAATAATCTTTCACATGCTTTGGATTCTGAAATTGTCTATTCAACCCCCAAAAGTTTTCTAAAGTTACTTGTGAGATTTCCATCACTTGCCTCCAACTTCAGATTCATAGTAGTTGACGAAGCTGAGAGAATGGTTATTGGTGAGTTTGCTTACTTACTGGTTAGAATAAGGGATATGCTCCAATCGGATGCCCagtttgtatttttatcgAATTTCAGCAATAATTACTTGTTACACCAGTTCACTTCAAGGTTTTTGAAGctgaattttaaaatcatatCATTCcaaaatgaaaatgattCTAAAGGAGATGATAATAACAAGTTGAGTGTCATAACTAGACATTTATACGGCCCTATAAGAAATATTGATCAATATGAGGAATTATACAACTCTATTAACTCGAGTAATGCCACACACCTAAATcctataaatttgaaagaaAACACTCATGTGGaagaaaatgataattgTGCTATAACCTTACCAGTTAATAATGAGTCTGGACCTGAAACAGTTAGTGAAAGTGGAGGGATTGTTAGTGATTTGGAAAAGAGGGTAAGAAGGAAtttagatttaatattaactagGAACAGCGATACTGATTATAAAATAGACTTTGTATTATATGACCCTAAAATGTTCCTGAATTCCTTATTGAGTGAATTGGacataaataaaaagaCTCTGGTATACTTCCCTACAGTGAGGATGTGTCAGTTCTGTTACGTTTACATAAAACactatttaaaattattcaagaACATTTCAAATGTAAATGGTAGTCCTAGTGAAATCGATTCACAGTTTGAATTTTTTGATTTCCATAGTGGTTTGAGCCTAGATAAGAGAAGGTATGTTATGGATATCTTCAAGTTAGCTGACAAGGGCATTCTATTCTGcactaatttatcaatagGACTTAATTTCAATCCAAATAAAATCATACAAGTCTCTTTTTCATTTAACCAATTTGAAGTCCTGAACAAGTTTGCGTTTACCAATAATCTAGTTAATGGTGGGAAAGATGACATTGAACGGGTgcttttattaaataatttggatGGGCATATTTTGCACGagtattataaaaatggtATTAATGTTACTCTCAAGGGTTGTTTTCCATCCTCCAACACTGATTCTACTATTAACACAGAGTTTGAAAAGGacatatatttaattaatagcTGTGAATTAATGTACAGGAGTTTACTTGGCTACTATAGTGAGAATTCAAAAAGACTAAAAATTGAACCTTGGACAATTCCAAGTTTTTTTAACGAGtttattaaatcttttGGTATTTCTGAAACTTTCAAGGTCTCACCACAGTTTGCTGCAAGGACTCAGCTACTAAACTCACCAGGGTTAGAAGTTAGCAGGGCTTATAACAAAAAGTCCAGCCTTATCGCAGCTCTGAAAGCGTATCCTGGTTTCATCTCTAAATCTCAACAATGCCAAccaatattttaa
- a CDS encoding Mannosyltransferase (PIG-V) family protein: protein MKNVILKLILISFIVRFFLITFAIFISNFPKLHIPKYQHDVAVINNNFNYKDENKSKYLKVKGRKCLKGDYKFPVTTFFGFLNCNPDFNPNIQSFNGSNKVESEEFVNIEKLNRFWLILIPFITWDGERFLINSLNNLIYTKEESCAFFPFYSYFLNLIANFTQKILKFFNILVPSPFLLILIGFILNNILSIFNSVLIYLILSKGIFSTESRIKTLPNKVKSKKTPKVVELKVTDQDEFTKSAGSFTTLVYNISPAFIFTTALYTEPLYTTLNYSVLLLVYKLNSQLKQQSDSNVDHNKVQFSESSFNQLLTELFVVFLIFANCFTRSNGILLLIPFSLYLLKTFPLYNLIKSKLLRTHLTTNRDNKNLKRSDENSKVNYILKFVLINACYLLKFLCYLYILLLPFLLIQLYGYKLFCNQLVENKTLTQNVSNFRIDTFIKNNILINPISLIKLFIPKKLTKSLYSSVKSRLDRERRGIYVNEFCRDGFNLIYKHVQSKYWGLKLFYSFDSLNNFVHFIYTFPNLLVVMIYLSRVRRNLKRKRMGFINLMFEFVENYELNLIFHLIVTFLSLILFSHIQIFFRQSLTLIQFSFQFTAILHYFSRNKGKLTIFYKLLYIYNIILCFVGVILFSNFVGWT from the coding sequence atgaaaaatgttattttaaagttgattttaattagttttatcGTAAGATTCTTTTTGATTACTTTtgcaatttttatttctaaCTTCCCAAAGTTACACATTCCAAAGTACCAGCACGATGTCGCTGTAAtcaacaataattttaactataaagatgaaaataaaagtaaatatttaaaagttaaaGGTAGAAAATGTTTAAAGGGGGATTACAAATTCCCAGTAACTACTTTCTTTGGATTTTTGAATTGCAATCCTGATTTTAACCCTAATATACAGAGTTTTAATGGAAGTAACAAGGTTGAAAGCGAAGAATTTGTGAATAtagaaaagttaaataGATTTTggttaatattaataccaTTTATAACCTGGGATGGTGAGAgatttttgataaatagtttgaataatttaatttacacaaagGAAGAATCATGTGCATTCTTCCCTTTTTACTCAtactttttaaacttaatcGCAAATTTCACACAAAAAATACTCAAATTCTTCAACATTTTAGTTCCTAGTccttttttattaattttaattggcttcattttaaacaatattttgTCAATTTTCAACAGtgttttaatatatttaatattgagTAAGGGTATTTTTAGTACAGAATCCAGAATCAAAACACTTCCGAATAAGgttaaaagtaaaaaaacTCCCAAAGTAGTTGAACTCAAAGTGACTGATCAAGATGAATTCACCAAATCGGCAGGTTCATTTACCACATTAGTCTATAATATATCTCCAGCATTTATATTCACAACTGCATTGTATACTGAGCCTTTATATacaacattaaattattcgGTCTTATTATTGGTATATAAACTAAACTCTCAATTGAAACAACAATCTGACAGTAACGTAGATCACAATAAGGTACAATTTTCTGAAAGTAGTTTTAATCAATTGTTGACTGAGTTATTTGtagtttttttaatatttgctAATTGCTTTACAAGATCAAACGGTAtacttttattaattcCATTTTCTTTATACTTGCTTAAGACTTTCCCCCTGTACAACCTGATTAAGAGTAAACTGCTTAGAACCCATCTAACTACAAATAGGGATAACAAAAATTTGAAACGATCAGATGAAAATTCTAAGGTTAATTACATATTGaaatttgtattaataAATGCATGTTACCTTTTAAAGTTTTTGTGTTATTTGTACATACTGTTACTGCCATTTTTGTTAATACAATTGTATGggtataaattattttgtaatcaattagttgaaaataaaacattaacTCAAAATGTCAGTAACTTTAGAATTGATACTTTCattaaaaacaatatactaattaatCCGATCAGtttgattaaattatttatacctAAAAAACTAACTAAATCCCTTTATAGCTCAGTTAAGTCACGACTTGATAGAGAAAGACGTGGTATTTACGTTAATGAATTCTGTAGAGATggatttaatttaatatataaacatGTACAGAGTAAGTATTGGGGActgaaattattttattccttTGACTCACTTAACAATTTTGTCCACTTCATATATACCTTCCCGAATCTTTTAGTGGTGAtgatatatttatcaaGAGTACGAAGGAACTTAAAAAGAAAACGAATGGGtttcattaatttgatGTTCGAATTCGTTGAAAATTACGAATTAAATCTCATCTTCCACTTAATTGTTACCTTCCTGTCTCTGATTTTGTTTTCACATATACAGATTTTCTTCAGACAGTCCTTGACATTGATACAATTCTCATTCCAATTTACAGCCATATTACACTATTTCTCTAGGAATAAAGGGAAATTgacaattttttataaattgcTGTACATTTATAACATAATACTATGCTTCGTGGGAGtcatattattttcaaattttgtCGGATGGACATAA
- the gpn3 gene encoding Conserved hypothetical ATP binding family protein, whose product MRYAQIVLGPAGSGKTTYCKVFQDYLFSCKRNCYIVNLDPATEDGLEFENEKNKNKTNSSKSSNGKVNPFDTDIRDFVDIGSIIEEEDLGPNGALVRSSELLAENLEWLSEQLESTYSDESYLLFDTPGQIELFLHIPYVKTISELLKRLNINCLAVYLLDVSFMNDPAKLISGSLAGLAAMVNLEMPHINVLSKCDLICDRNNKISRNPFIDVTSSTFGFSPNDLQFQKLHISNPISNPDDPEFDPDSDKMDYSEFYEVVNKSSNDLIDSLDKHLPKTYRRLNVAFASLLEDFDLVSFMPLNINDEECLEQLLVATDVALQFGEEAEPSAKFDLSDTI is encoded by the exons aTGAGATATGCCCAGATAGTCTTGGGTCCTGCTGGGAGTGGGAAAACTACCTACTGCAAGGTGTTCCAGGACTATCTATTTTCCTGTAAAAGGAACTGCTACATAGTTAACCTTGACCCAGCAACAGAGGACGGCTTggaatttgaaaatgagaaaaacaaaaataaaaccaATTCAAGCAAATCTAGTAACGGTAAAG TCAACCCTTTTGATACTGATATTCGGGATTTTGTCGATATTGGATCAATAATTGAGGAGGAGGACTTAGGACCAAACGGCGCTTTGGTGAGGAGCTCAGAACTTCTGGCTGAAAATTTAGAGTGGCTTTCAGAACAACTTGAATCAACTTACTCCGACGAGTCCTATCTTTTGTTTGATACACCGGGTCAAATCGAGTTATTTCTCCACATTCCATACGTAAAGACTATTTCTGAGCTCTTGAAACGcctaaatattaattgCTTGGCTGTTTACCTATTGGACGTCTCATTCATGAATGACCCTGCCAAATTGATTTCAGGCTCACTTGCAGGACTTGCTGCCATGGTTAATCTTGAAATGCCTCACATAAATGTTTTATCAAAGTGTGATTTAATCTGTGATCGTAACAACAAGATTTCTAGGAACCCGTTCATTGACGTAACAAGCAGTACCTTCGGATTTTCACCAAATGATCTCCAGTTTCAAAAATTACACATATCTAATCCTATTTCAAACCCCGATGACCCTGAATTTGACCCAGATTCAGATAAAATGGATTATTCTGAGTTTTACGAGGTTGTAAATAAGTCTAGCAATGATCTCATCGACAGTTTGGATAAACACCTTCCCAAGACTTACAGAAGACTCAATGTGGCATTTGCCTCACTTTTGGAGGATTTTGATCTCGTTTCATTCATGCCTCTTAACATAAACGATGAGGAATGCTTGGAACAGCTTTTAGTAGCTACGGACGTCGCATTACAATTTGGTGAGGAGGCTGAACCTTCAGCTAAATTCGACCTATCTGATACTATTTAA
- a CDS encoding Acetyl-coenzyme A transporter 1 family protein yields the protein MGFIADLKNSIVLSNFSGEKFDRRDIGSIFLLVLLYILQGIPIGIQNTIPIMLNNRVSYSKIAILSLVTFPFSIKLLWAPILDFFYIKKIGKRKSWIVPVQVICGLLLLYGSYDKRMDKWLFPVPSDTLAGNLAEDGSSLLNKSSSTQIMSGKIFLFFLVLYFLLATQDIAVDGWALTILRPHLRVHASACNSAGQSFGANLAFFLILGSNSIFNNMCKFSKTFHNHFESFCSHLKSAECVCHKCVDPVVSISGFMRFFGIIILITTFFLMFKKETTPNYTSNTPSTVCSDVSYSDPTVDLNIPASFSYRKHKDIGSSSRDMDVAKDSAEIFELESVREILEYDLETGIKGRFRMWNSYKTLKKVITLAPIKTLAFLLLTKYLFFSPENPIDLKMLSYGLSQDLYAITKSFTIVVDIVFPLVTSYYIVLYGISNTLYRALILRFGSLIISTGFLIITKYYFKHDHYTETKFVYVVLLSSVIILRRIAQLLNTVTDVALFNKVSDPKIGAIYMTLLNTLANFGGFYPNYIALLLVDTLTFKKLGINGVFVECLICIACGFWIIPKFKLMFEKLDQYDEKDWTIEDYT from the exons ATGGGATTCATCGCAGATTTAAAGAATTCTATTGTCCTGAGTAACTTTTCTGGAGAAAAGTTCGACAGAAGGGACATAGGATCGATATTTTTGCTAGTtcttttatatatactCCAGGGAATTCCAATAGGTATTCAGAACACAATTCCTATcatgttaaataatagaGTAAGCTACTCTAAAATTGCGATTTTGTCTTTGGTAACTTTCCCCTTCTCGATTAAGCTCTTATGGGCACCTATTTTGGATTTTTTCTACATAAAAAAGATAGGTAAACGAAAGAGTTGGATTGTCCCTGTTCAAGTAATTTGTGGTTTATTGTTACTGTACGGAAGTTATGATAAACGGATGGATAAATGGCTGTTCCCTGTCCCTTCTGATACCCTGGCTGGTAATTTGGCTGAGGACGGAAGTAGTCTTCTGAATAAATCCTCTTCAACACAAATAATGAGCGGGAagatatttttattcttcttAGTACTCTATTTTCTACTAGCTACACAGGATATCGCAGTTGACGGATGGGCCCTGACGATTTTAAGGCCACATTTAAGAGTACACGCCTCAGCCTGTAACTCCGCAGGACAATCATTCGGAGCGAACCTTGCATTCTTCTTGATTCTTGGTTCAAACTCGATCTTTAACAACATGTGCAAATTTTCAAAGACGTTTCACAATCACTTTGAGTCTTTTTGTAGTCATTTAAAGAGCGCTGAATGCGTATGCCATAAGTGCGTTGACCCCGTAGTGTCAATTTCAGGTTTTATGAGATTCTTCggaattattatattaattacgACATTTTTCTTAATGTTTAAGAAGGAAACAACGCCGAATTATACATCAAACACACCAAGTACAGTTTGCAGTGATGTTTCCTATAGTGATCCGACAGTGGATCTCAATATCCCAGCTTCCTTTAGTTATCGGAAACACAAAGATATTGGTTCTTCAAGTCGTGATATGGATGTAGCAAAGGATTCGGCGGAGATATTCGAGTTGGAATCAGTTAGAGAAATACTAGAGTATGATTTGGAGACCGGAATTAAAGGCCGGTTTAGAATGTGGAATAGCTATAAAACCCTTAAAAAAGTTATTACACTGGCGCCAATCAAGACTCTGGCATTTTTACTCCTCACAAAGTATCTATTTTTCTCTCCAGAAAATCCAATTGATCTTAAAATGCTATCATATGGACTCTCTCAGGACTTGTATGCCATAACCAAGTCTTTCACAATCGTCGTAGATATCGTCTTCCCACTTGTG ACTTCTTATTACATTGTACTATACGGAATTAGCAACACTTTATACCGAGCTCTAATACTTAGATTCGGATCATTAATCATATCAACAG gTTTTTTGATAATCACAAAGTACTATTTCAAGCATGATCATTATACCGAGACCAAATTCGTGTACGTGGTTTTATTATCGTCCGTGATAATTCTGAGAAGAATAGCCCAGCTATTAAACACAGTAACGGACGTAGCGTTGTTTAACAAGGTCTCGGACCCCAAAATTGGAGCAATTTACATGACCCTCCTTAACACACTGGCAAACTTCGGAGGATTCTACCCAAACTACATAGCTCTTTTACTAGTAGATACACTCACATTCA aaaaattagGAATAAACGGAGTATTTGTGGAGTGTTTGATATGCATAGCTTGCGGATTCTGGATAATCCCGAAGTTCAAACTCATGTTTGAAAAGCTCGACCAGTACGACGAGAAGGATTGGACAATAGAGGACTACACATAg